A genomic stretch from Anaerococcus mediterraneensis includes:
- a CDS encoding site-specific integrase, giving the protein MSKTKYPCVYKDKNGKFFYQVELGIDNITGKRIQKKGRKDNNGKNFSTAKSCYDYSIYLKRKYVESQGIFANGIKLDDFIEKYFIGHYKAKVQDSTFRTKIHIIRKVQKYFANVKIEDINVRKCEAFKSDLINNGDYSKTYASMIYGCFRQILDYAVNLEFVHENVSKKTKSIPKEKIYVPFWTLDEFQKVISTFCLDDLYEHMGFVMLWLYFNTGIRVGEGQALTWNKVNFKDKTLTINSTIDLSSPSSYTIKNRTKTDSGNRIISLDDSTINILKRWKSTQKKYGVSKFIISYCDKPIRRNTIHRIINRHAKLANVKRIQAKGLRHSHVSYLINHFNADILTVSNRLGHSGPEITLKHYSHLWPNRDRSLAKKMSGIIKFDNPKKSMVEFNGNQFIKYNSSDSCQNPAKS; this is encoded by the coding sequence ATGAGTAAAACTAAATATCCTTGTGTTTATAAGGATAAAAACGGAAAATTTTTTTATCAGGTAGAATTAGGAATAGATAATATAACTGGCAAGAGAATTCAAAAAAAAGGTCGTAAGGATAATAATGGAAAAAATTTTAGTACAGCTAAATCATGCTATGACTATTCTATTTATCTAAAAAGAAAATATGTAGAATCTCAAGGGATATTTGCAAATGGAATAAAATTAGATGATTTCATAGAAAAATATTTTATAGGACACTATAAAGCAAAGGTGCAAGATTCTACGTTTAGAACAAAGATTCATATAATAAGAAAAGTTCAAAAATACTTTGCTAATGTTAAGATTGAAGATATAAATGTTAGAAAATGTGAAGCATTTAAATCTGATCTTATCAACAATGGTGATTATAGTAAAACTTATGCTTCAATGATATATGGATGCTTTAGACAAATATTAGATTATGCTGTAAATTTAGAATTTGTTCATGAGAATGTAAGTAAGAAAACCAAATCTATACCCAAAGAAAAAATATATGTGCCGTTTTGGACTTTAGATGAATTTCAAAAAGTAATTTCTACCTTTTGTTTAGACGATTTATATGAGCACATGGGATTTGTAATGTTGTGGCTCTATTTTAATACAGGTATAAGGGTAGGAGAGGGTCAGGCTTTAACATGGAATAAAGTAAATTTCAAAGACAAGACCCTTACAATTAATTCTACAATTGATTTAAGTAGTCCTAGCTCCTATACGATAAAAAACAGAACCAAAACAGATTCTGGTAATAGAATTATATCATTAGATGACTCAACAATCAACATATTAAAAAGATGGAAAAGCACTCAGAAGAAATACGGAGTTAGCAAATTTATAATAAGTTATTGTGACAAACCTATTAGAAGGAATACAATTCATAGAATTATTAATAGACATGCTAAATTGGCTAATGTTAAGAGGATTCAGGCTAAGGGGTTGAGGCACTCTCATGTAAGCTATTTGATCAATCATTTTAATGCAGATATTTTAACAGTAAGTAATAGATTGGGGCATTCAGGACCAGAGATAACATTAAAACATTATAGTCATCTTTGGCCTAATAGAGACCGAAGTTTAGCTAAAAAAATGAGTGGAATTATTAAGTTTGATAATCCAAAAAAATCAATGGTGGAGTTCAATGGAAATCAGTTTATTAAATATAATAGTAGTGATTCCTGCCAAAATCCTGCCAAAAGCTAA
- a CDS encoding site-specific integrase, producing MPAFRDESGNKTWFCKFNYTNWKGEKLTKKKRGFSTKKEALKWEQEFLNQHSESIEMSFREFFELYKRDRKPRIRENTWRTKEAIVNQKILPYIGDLMLNEINNVTIIQWQNELMKIKDKNGKNYSPTYLRTIHAQLSSILNHACRYYNLKTNVARDVGSMGEKEADEMLFWTQDEYERFIEAIKDKPESFYAFELLYWCGLRMGELLALTKEKFDFERHTLKIDESLQRIDGKNVITAPKTKKSIRTVVMPEFLTEEIKEYIDSFYKLKAKDLIFNFSKSYLHHEMDRGSKKSQVKRIRIHDLRHSHVSLLIELGFSATAIADRVGHESIDITYRYAHLFPSKQKEMALSLTQVRNNKANDWKDLLEEDDKDV from the coding sequence GTGCCAGCATTTAGAGATGAAAGTGGAAACAAGACTTGGTTTTGTAAATTTAATTACACCAACTGGAAAGGTGAAAAATTAACTAAGAAAAAACGCGGATTTTCAACAAAAAAAGAAGCATTAAAATGGGAACAAGAATTTTTAAATCAACATTCTGAATCAATTGAGATGAGCTTTAGGGAGTTTTTTGAACTTTACAAGAGGGATAGAAAACCAAGAATAAGAGAAAATACTTGGAGGACAAAAGAAGCAATTGTAAATCAAAAAATACTTCCATATATTGGTGATTTAATGCTTAATGAGATTAATAATGTAACCATCATTCAATGGCAAAATGAGCTTATGAAGATTAAGGATAAGAATGGGAAGAACTACTCTCCTACTTATTTGAGAACTATTCATGCCCAGTTATCTAGTATCTTAAATCATGCTTGTAGGTACTACAATTTAAAAACTAATGTTGCTCGTGATGTCGGTTCTATGGGTGAAAAAGAAGCTGATGAAATGCTCTTTTGGACTCAAGACGAATACGAAAGATTTATAGAAGCTATAAAAGATAAACCTGAATCATTCTATGCTTTTGAACTTTTATATTGGTGTGGTCTTAGAATGGGAGAATTATTAGCCTTAACAAAAGAGAAATTTGATTTTGAAAGGCATACATTAAAAATTGATGAATCTTTACAAAGAATCGATGGGAAAAATGTAATAACTGCTCCTAAGACTAAAAAGAGTATAAGGACAGTAGTTATGCCTGAATTTTTAACTGAAGAGATTAAAGAATATATAGACAGTTTTTATAAGTTAAAAGCAAAAGACTTAATATTTAATTTCTCTAAGAGCTACCTACACCATGAAATGGATAGAGGATCTAAGAAATCTCAAGTAAAAAGAATTCGAATACACGATTTAAGGCATTCACATGTTTCGCTTCTAATTGAATTAGGATTTTCAGCAACGGCAATAGCTGATAGGGTTGGACATGAATCAATTGACATCACCTATAGGTATGCTCATCTCTTCCCTAGTAAGCAAAAAGAAATGGCTCTGTCTTTAACACAAGTGAGAAATAATAAGGCAAATGATTGGAAAGATTTATTAGAAGAGGATGATAAAGATGTTTAG
- a CDS encoding class I SAM-dependent DNA methyltransferase — MQRHDIVNRIGNEYKTSNIEGGEFSYVKAAGSRDKLVNLLGYTPDHFKLDIRFENRERGVVVLVETKADFVESDKEQLRQYVDEEKVLFNTKKIIAILANTNNDKFKIWKNKISDETLLNNENVIDTMEYYTSLFNASKQNDREKVLKNTYALNELLHKKDIPEKLRSQFVGSSLLYIKDVVKQRGFITIDDKAVEELRDYWSYNKPSGIIGSIKETLENLLDGSDNKAKKIELLQKNVLNNQKVKALDIKDWVGILSYILENIYAYIDEDSDEGQDILNLFFIAFNKYTGKDDKNQAFTPDHITEFMCRITEVNRYKRVFDGACGSGSFLVQAMVKELADCDKARITDAEKQILKENIKKNNIYGVEIEETAFGLSTTNMLIHGDGNSNIKLASLFDSEEFFIEANPDIVLMNPPYNAKPRTIPGKYKIGWKPNQINGKEDPSKGFSFAEFISDCVKKININRVNDGKAKKEVKLAILLPVSAAIGSNNILKSAKEKMLEDNTLEAVFTLPNEVFYPGASVSACCMVFTLGRPHISADGSIRETFFGYYKDDGFIKRKNLGRVEQFSKEDESLWKKIEEKWLDLYRNKKVVEGLSATAKVDHNDEWLAEAYMKTDYSTLTEADFEKTIRNYYAFLIKDGVI, encoded by the coding sequence ATGCAAAGGCACGATATAGTTAATAGAATAGGCAATGAATATAAAACATCTAATATTGAGGGCGGCGAATTCTCATATGTTAAAGCAGCTGGTTCTAGGGACAAACTAGTAAATTTACTAGGATATACTCCTGATCATTTTAAACTAGATATTAGATTTGAAAATAGAGAAAGAGGAGTTGTTGTTCTAGTAGAAACAAAAGCTGATTTTGTTGAATCTGATAAAGAACAACTCAGACAATATGTTGATGAAGAAAAAGTTTTATTCAATACTAAAAAAATAATTGCTATTTTGGCTAATACAAATAATGATAAATTCAAGATTTGGAAAAACAAAATATCTGACGAAACATTACTTAATAATGAAAATGTCATCGACACTATGGAGTATTACACTTCATTATTCAATGCAAGCAAACAGAATGACAGGGAAAAAGTTTTAAAAAACACCTATGCACTTAATGAACTTTTACATAAAAAAGACATACCCGAAAAATTAAGAAGTCAATTTGTAGGTTCTTCTTTGTTATATATAAAAGATGTGGTAAAACAAAGAGGTTTCATAACAATTGATGATAAAGCGGTAGAAGAGTTAAGGGATTATTGGTCTTACAATAAACCGTCTGGAATTATAGGTTCAATTAAAGAAACTCTTGAGAATTTATTGGATGGATCAGATAATAAAGCAAAGAAGATAGAGTTGCTTCAAAAAAACGTATTGAATAATCAAAAAGTTAAAGCCTTGGATATAAAGGATTGGGTAGGAATACTATCATATATCTTAGAAAATATTTATGCTTATATTGATGAAGACTCAGATGAAGGTCAAGATATACTTAATTTATTTTTCATAGCATTTAATAAATACACAGGGAAAGATGATAAGAATCAAGCATTCACACCCGATCATATTACAGAGTTTATGTGTAGAATAACAGAAGTGAACAGGTATAAAAGGGTATTTGATGGTGCTTGTGGTTCAGGGTCTTTTTTAGTACAAGCAATGGTTAAGGAGTTAGCTGATTGTGATAAAGCACGAATTACAGATGCAGAAAAACAAATTTTAAAAGAAAATATTAAGAAAAACAATATATATGGTGTTGAAATTGAAGAAACAGCTTTTGGTTTATCAACTACTAACATGTTAATTCACGGTGATGGTAACTCCAATATAAAATTAGCTTCTTTATTTGATAGTGAGGAATTTTTTATTGAAGCAAACCCAGATATTGTTTTAATGAATCCTCCTTACAATGCTAAGCCTAGAACGATACCAGGAAAATACAAAATAGGCTGGAAACCTAATCAAATAAATGGGAAAGAAGATCCTAGCAAAGGATTTTCGTTTGCTGAATTTATTTCAGATTGTGTTAAGAAGATTAATATTAATAGGGTAAATGATGGAAAGGCCAAGAAAGAAGTAAAGTTAGCTATACTATTACCTGTATCAGCTGCCATTGGTTCAAATAATATATTAAAATCAGCAAAAGAAAAAATGTTAGAAGACAATACATTAGAAGCTGTTTTTACCTTACCTAATGAAGTATTTTACCCTGGAGCATCAGTATCTGCTTGTTGTATGGTTTTTACATTAGGAAGGCCACATATTTCGGCTGATGGTAGTATAAGAGAGACATTCTTTGGCTATTATAAAGATGATGGTTTTATAAAGCGAAAAAATCTTGGAAGAGTCGAACAATTTAGTAAAGAAGATGAATCTTTATGGAAAAAAATTGAAGAAAAATGGCTAGACTTATACAGAAATAAAAAAGTAGTTGAAGGCTTGAGTGCAACTGCAAAGGTGGATCATAATGATGAATGGCTGGCAGAAGCATATATGAAAACCGATTACTCAACTTTGACAGAAGCAGATTTTGAAAAAACTATTAGGAACTATTATGCATTCCTTATAAAAGATGGGGTAATTTAA
- a CDS encoding restriction endonuclease subunit S — protein MIEIDNWKEFNVGKLLNPQTTKLSIKNDLDEGKVPFISRTGLNNGVDCYVDVSNDRITKGDCITIGAEGVIAFYQRYDFATGNKVYTLRNPKMNEKSALFICTVLNLEIFKYSYGRARVLNKLKDEVIKLPAKVDKNDCFVIDKDKQFNKEGYIPDWEYMENFIERLETRERESQSSIRDSLITKNYNNISYNLNIDLWKEFKVKDIFNVKYGVNLELNKCIEVNNGINFVSRTAENNGVSAIVELIDDVIPQKPGLLTVAGGGSVLSTFLQNKEFYSGRDLYTLESKEELSDLVKLFLTTIIEKNKYKYNYGRQANKTLPDLILELPIKRNSDDNPIIDKNRTYSYDGYIPDWDFMEKYIKSLPFGDRI, from the coding sequence ATGATTGAAATTGATAATTGGAAAGAATTTAATGTTGGAAAACTATTAAATCCACAAACAACTAAATTATCTATTAAAAATGATTTAGATGAAGGAAAAGTTCCTTTCATTTCAAGAACTGGACTTAATAATGGTGTTGATTGTTATGTTGATGTGTCAAATGATAGAATAACGAAAGGAGATTGCATAACAATAGGGGCAGAAGGGGTTATAGCATTTTACCAAAGATATGATTTTGCTACAGGCAACAAAGTTTATACGTTAAGAAATCCTAAAATGAACGAAAAAAGTGCCCTATTTATATGCACAGTATTAAATTTAGAAATTTTCAAATATTCATATGGTAGAGCTAGAGTATTGAATAAATTAAAAGACGAAGTTATAAAATTACCTGCAAAAGTTGATAAAAATGATTGTTTTGTAATTGATAAAGATAAACAATTTAACAAGGAAGGATATATTCCTGACTGGGAATACATGGAAAATTTTATAGAAAGGCTTGAAACTAGAGAGAGAGAGAGTCAAAGCTCTATTAGAGATTCTTTAATAACAAAAAATTATAATAATATATCGTATAATCTTAATATTGATTTATGGAAGGAATTTAAAGTTAAAGACATATTTAACGTAAAATATGGTGTTAATCTTGAGCTAAATAAATGTATAGAAGTAAATAATGGTATTAATTTTGTCTCAAGAACAGCAGAGAACAATGGCGTTTCTGCAATTGTAGAATTAATTGATGATGTAATACCACAAAAACCAGGTTTACTTACAGTAGCAGGCGGTGGTAGTGTATTATCTACCTTTTTACAGAATAAAGAATTTTATAGTGGTCGAGATTTGTATACTCTTGAATCTAAAGAAGAACTATCTGATTTAGTGAAACTTTTTTTGACTACTATTATAGAAAAAAATAAATATAAATATAATTATGGTAGGCAAGCTAATAAAACTTTACCTGATTTAATTTTAGAACTCCCAATCAAGAGGAATTCAGATGACAATCCTATTATAGATAAAAATAGAACTTATTCTTATGATGGTTATATACCTGATTGGGATTTTATGGAAAAATATATAAAATCTTTACCTTTTGGAGATAGAATTTAA
- a CDS encoding helix-turn-helix domain-containing protein yields MISGEKLKKLRLMRNLTQKELAIKSGLTDAAIRNYELGNRSPSKEQLQKISEVLDCDISALIDHEPNSIFEIMHIIFDYEKDMKFRPLAGDGEINGLLSNDVDFNNFLIEWNEMRKKHYNDEITDEEFEDWKLSYPKKSRFLK; encoded by the coding sequence TTGATTTCTGGAGAAAAATTAAAAAAGTTAAGACTTATGAGAAACTTAACTCAAAAAGAACTTGCGATTAAGTCTGGTTTGACAGATGCTGCCATAAGAAATTATGAACTTGGAAATAGATCCCCAAGTAAAGAGCAGTTACAAAAAATATCTGAAGTGCTTGATTGCGATATATCAGCATTGATCGATCATGAACCTAATTCTATTTTTGAAATAATGCACATAATTTTTGATTATGAAAAAGACATGAAGTTTAGACCTTTAGCAGGTGATGGAGAAATTAATGGACTTTTATCAAATGATGTAGACTTCAATAATTTTCTTATAGAATGGAATGAGATGAGAAAAAAGCATTACAACGATGAGATAACAGACGAGGAATTTGAAGATTGGAAGTTATCTTATCCTAAAAAATCAAGATTTTTAAAATAA
- a CDS encoding replication initiation factor domain-containing protein yields MGKSKYKNLYDRVVNENKKKRYPRNPSKISDVSNNFNAETLYIGSRKRNSKVLLRIYDKKKEQLS; encoded by the coding sequence ATGGGAAAATCCAAATATAAGAATTTATATGACAGAGTTGTTAATGAAAATAAAAAGAAAAGATATCCTAGAAATCCTTCTAAGATAAGTGATGTATCTAATAATTTTAATGCAGAGACACTCTATATTGGCTCAAGGAAACGAAATTCAAAAGTTTTGTTGAGAATTTATGATAAAAAGAAGGAGCAGTTATCATGA
- the glyS gene encoding glycine--tRNA ligase subunit beta: protein MHNYLLEIGVEEIPSAYVKNTKAQLGEKFKKLLDENKISFENIMVDSTPRRFAILIENAKENENVETKSVRGPSAKIAYDSEGNAQKPLLGFLKGQNASLDDVIIKEQKGESYIFIEKKLENKTLEDVLKENVYDLVKSISFPRSMRWGGKSIRWARPIRWFVSILDDKVLEFDAEGIEVGNVTKGHRTLGSDHIVIEKIADYERLLKENYVILKGKDRKDIILKGLNSLSNQVGGEYMKDEDLLEEVVNIVEYPTVLVGDIDPAYLALPTEVITTPMKDHQRYFPILDDKKKLLPYFCLVRNGDNYMSENVIEGNKKVLVARLEDAKFFYEIDAKKNLEEYTADLDRLVFFEGLGSMKDKTNRLVELATRYQQELSLGDDLTEDVKRAAKLSKADLVTKMVVEFTELQGTMGEIYAKNSGENQRVATAIREQYLPKSQKSEMPKSIVGIILSIADKMDSIVGLYAIEKYVTGSQDPFGLRRAALGIINIILENGIDVDLRKLISEALLVYTEINALSFDYDTSLEKSLSFIKDRLKNKLLDDGVRYDIVNAVVDTDFSNILKMSEKVKALSEFIEENDDSLSYFTRIINLAKDSEASEISEDLLETDLEKDFYRQINSIENIGLVSAADYKKELENIQKTSIVGNDYLDNTMINVEDERVKNNRLAMLNLLAKRISQIFDISQIVR, encoded by the coding sequence ATGCATAATTACCTATTAGAAATAGGAGTTGAAGAAATACCTTCAGCCTATGTCAAAAATACCAAAGCCCAATTAGGGGAAAAGTTCAAAAAACTATTAGACGAAAATAAAATAAGTTTTGAAAATATAATGGTGGATTCCACCCCAAGACGTTTTGCAATCCTTATAGAAAACGCCAAGGAAAATGAAAACGTAGAGACTAAATCAGTCAGAGGTCCAAGTGCCAAAATCGCCTACGATAGCGAAGGCAATGCCCAAAAGCCTCTACTAGGATTTCTAAAGGGGCAAAATGCAAGCCTTGATGATGTTATAATAAAAGAACAAAAAGGCGAATCCTATATCTTTATAGAAAAAAAGCTAGAAAATAAAACTCTAGAAGATGTCCTAAAAGAAAATGTCTATGACCTAGTCAAATCTATATCATTTCCTAGGTCAATGAGATGGGGTGGCAAGTCTATCAGATGGGCCAGACCTATCAGATGGTTTGTATCAATCCTTGATGATAAAGTCCTAGAATTTGATGCAGAGGGCATAGAAGTAGGCAATGTCACAAAAGGCCACAGGACCCTTGGATCTGACCACATAGTTATAGAAAAAATCGCAGACTATGAAAGACTTCTCAAAGAAAACTATGTCATCCTCAAAGGCAAGGACAGAAAAGATATAATCCTCAAAGGCCTAAATAGCCTATCCAACCAAGTTGGCGGCGAATACATGAAAGATGAGGATCTTTTAGAAGAGGTTGTAAATATTGTAGAATACCCAACAGTCTTGGTTGGCGATATAGATCCAGCCTATCTTGCCCTACCAACTGAGGTTATAACTACTCCTATGAAGGACCACCAGAGATATTTCCCGATCCTAGATGATAAGAAAAAACTCTTGCCATATTTTTGCTTGGTCAGAAATGGTGATAATTACATGAGCGAAAATGTCATAGAGGGCAACAAAAAAGTCCTAGTAGCAAGGCTAGAAGATGCCAAGTTCTTTTATGAAATAGATGCTAAGAAAAACCTAGAAGAATATACAGCAGACCTTGATAGACTGGTATTTTTCGAGGGCCTAGGCTCTATGAAAGACAAAACAAATAGGTTAGTAGAGCTTGCAACACGCTACCAACAAGAGCTTAGCCTGGGTGATGATTTGACAGAGGATGTCAAAAGAGCAGCAAAACTTTCAAAGGCTGACCTTGTTACAAAAATGGTTGTAGAATTTACTGAGCTCCAGGGTACAATGGGTGAGATTTATGCCAAAAACTCTGGCGAAAACCAAAGAGTAGCCACAGCTATCAGGGAACAATACCTACCAAAAAGTCAAAAGTCAGAGATGCCAAAATCAATCGTCGGCATCATCCTATCTATAGCAGACAAGATGGATTCTATTGTAGGTCTTTATGCTATAGAAAAATATGTCACAGGTAGCCAAGACCCATTTGGTCTAAGGCGTGCAGCCCTAGGTATTATAAATATAATCCTAGAAAATGGCATAGATGTAGACCTTAGAAAACTAATAAGCGAAGCCCTCTTGGTATATACAGAGATAAATGCCCTATCCTTTGACTACGACACAAGCCTAGAAAAAAGTTTGTCATTTATAAAAGATAGGCTAAAAAATAAACTTTTAGATGATGGCGTGAGGTATGATATTGTAAATGCTGTTGTAGATACAGATTTTTCAAACATCCTAAAGATGAGCGAAAAAGTCAAAGCCCTATCAGAATTTATAGAAGAAAATGATGATAGCCTTTCTTATTTTACAAGGATAATAAACCTAGCCAAAGACTCAGAAGCGAGCGAAATAAGTGAGGACCTATTAGAGACAGACCTAGAAAAAGACTTTTATAGACAGATCAATTCTATAGAAAATATTGGCTTGGTATCAGCAGCTGACTACAAAAAAGAGCTTGAAAACATCCAAAAAACAAGCATCGTGGGCAATGATTACCTAGACAATACAATGATAAATGTAGAGGATGAAAGAGTCAAAAACAATAGACTTGCAATGCTAAACTTACTTGCAAAAAGAATTTCACAGATTTTTGATATATCTCAAATAGTTAGATAG
- a CDS encoding pyruvate, water dikinase regulatory protein — protein sequence MEDVLTVVIISDSTGETAINYIKSVTSQFPDLKKRVIRKPDIQTTEEIDEIIEEIPDYSVVVQTIANKELAKYLKDLCQKLDIKDLDILSYGINKFEEYTGEKAIRKPGLTRKLSRDYFSMIDSIEFAINYDDGKDPRGFLKSDIVLLGVSRTSKTPTTMILATKNFKVSNLPLLLESKLPREIFEVDPDRIIGLIIDPKKLENIRSERGKKLGLDGPSRYFDHDRIEKELAYAKEVFKDLGCKVIDVTENTIEQTATEIVQYYYEKFPEERQSEG from the coding sequence ATGGAAGATGTTTTAACGGTTGTGATTATAAGTGATTCGACAGGTGAAACAGCGATCAACTATATAAAGTCAGTTACGAGTCAATTCCCAGACCTCAAAAAAAGAGTCATTAGAAAACCGGACATACAAACAACAGAAGAAATAGATGAAATTATAGAAGAAATACCAGACTATAGCGTAGTAGTCCAGACTATAGCCAACAAAGAATTGGCCAAATACTTAAAAGACCTTTGCCAAAAGCTAGATATAAAAGACCTTGATATCCTATCCTATGGGATAAATAAATTTGAGGAATATACAGGCGAAAAAGCTATCAGGAAGCCTGGCCTTACTAGGAAACTATCCAGAGATTATTTTTCTATGATAGACTCTATAGAGTTTGCCATAAATTATGATGATGGCAAGGATCCAAGAGGTTTTCTCAAATCAGATATAGTCCTTTTGGGTGTTTCTAGAACATCAAAAACACCAACAACTATGATCCTTGCGACCAAAAATTTCAAGGTTTCAAACCTGCCCTTGCTCCTAGAATCAAAACTACCAAGGGAGATTTTTGAGGTAGATCCAGATAGGATCATAGGTCTTATAATAGATCCAAAAAAATTAGAAAATATAAGGTCAGAAAGAGGCAAAAAACTTGGTCTTGATGGACCAAGCAGGTATTTTGATCATGATAGGATAGAAAAAGAGCTAGCCTATGCCAAAGAGGTCTTTAAAGACTTGGGCTGCAAGGTCATAGATGTGACAGAAAACACCATAGAGCAGACGGCTACAGAGATTGTCCAATACTATTATGAGAAATTCCCAGAAGAAAGACAAAGCGAAGGTTAA
- a CDS encoding DUF3173 family protein gives MKMMVTKDDLIDIGFKEHQAKVIIQRAKKELVNDGYPLYNGTRIGCVPKSYVEKIIGVSLDDKGEQNE, from the coding sequence ATGAAGATGATGGTTACTAAAGACGACTTGATAGATATAGGATTTAAAGAGCATCAAGCTAAGGTTATTATACAACGAGCAAAGAAAGAGCTTGTAAATGATGGTTATCCATTATATAATGGAACAAGGATAGGTTGTGTGCCTAAATCCTACGTTGAAAAAATAATTGGAGTTTCCCTAGACGATAAGGGGGAACAGAATGAGTAA
- the guaA gene encoding glutamine-hydrolyzing GMP synthase yields MSKEKILVLNFGGQYDQLIVRRVREMGVFAELEECDSQLEDLDLENLAGIILTGGPQSVNNDDSPKADKKIFDLGVPVLGICYGHQFINSVYGGEVETPNLAEYGKTDLEVDTKSELFKNVPEKSIIWMNHKDRISNIADGFVATAKTANTDVAAMENPDRKIYSVQFHPEVVHSEYGREILENFVLNICQAEKTWKMGEFAKEIIEEIKEKYAGKKMICGLSGGVDSSVAATIVSKAIGDNLQCIFVDHGLLRKDEAKSVMETYKNLGLNVKMVDKSEEFLKLLEGVSDPETKRKIIGNHFVEVFEEEAHKIGGASYLVQGTIYPDVIESGKDKASVIKSHHNVGGLPEEMDFKGLVEPLRLLFKDEVRALGEEIGVPHDMVWRQPFPGPGLGIRVMGDITEDKLRIVRETDAILREEVKNFGLNEKIWQYFTVWTPIKTVGVKGDARAYENVVAIRAVTSTDAMTVEAANLPYELMQKLSNRMINEVDGVGRIVYDITSKPPGTIEWE; encoded by the coding sequence ATGAGCAAAGAAAAAATCCTAGTCCTAAATTTTGGTGGTCAGTACGACCAACTCATTGTTAGACGTGTTAGGGAAATGGGAGTATTTGCAGAGCTTGAAGAGTGCGATAGCCAACTAGAAGACCTAGACCTAGAAAACCTAGCAGGCATCATACTTACAGGCGGCCCACAATCAGTCAATAATGATGACAGCCCAAAAGCTGATAAAAAAATCTTTGACCTAGGCGTGCCAGTGCTAGGTATTTGCTATGGCCACCAATTTATAAACAGCGTCTACGGCGGCGAAGTCGAAACACCAAATTTGGCAGAATACGGCAAGACTGACCTAGAAGTAGATACAAAATCAGAACTTTTCAAAAACGTGCCAGAAAAATCCATTATTTGGATGAACCACAAAGACAGGATATCAAATATTGCAGATGGATTTGTCGCCACAGCCAAAACAGCTAATACTGATGTGGCAGCCATGGAAAATCCTGACAGAAAAATCTACTCAGTCCAATTCCACCCAGAAGTAGTCCACTCTGAATACGGCAGGGAAATTCTAGAAAACTTCGTCCTAAACATTTGCCAGGCAGAAAAAACTTGGAAAATGGGCGAATTTGCCAAAGAAATCATAGAAGAAATCAAAGAAAAATACGCTGGCAAAAAAATGATCTGCGGCCTATCAGGCGGAGTAGATAGCTCAGTTGCAGCAACAATCGTCTCAAAGGCCATAGGAGATAATCTCCAATGTATCTTTGTAGACCATGGTCTACTTAGAAAAGACGAAGCCAAATCTGTCATGGAAACCTATAAAAACCTCGGCCTAAATGTCAAAATGGTAGATAAAAGTGAGGAATTCCTCAAACTACTAGAGGGAGTCAGCGATCCTGAGACAAAAAGAAAAATCATCGGAAACCACTTTGTCGAAGTCTTCGAAGAAGAAGCCCACAAAATCGGCGGAGCTTCCTACCTAGTCCAAGGCACCATCTACCCAGACGTCATAGAATCTGGAAAAGATAAGGCAAGTGTCATCAAAAGCCATCACAACGTAGGCGGCCTACCAGAAGAAATGGACTTCAAAGGCCTAGTAGAACCACTCAGACTATTATTTAAAGATGAAGTTAGAGCCCTAGGAGAGGAAATAGGAGTCCCACACGACATGGTATGGAGACAACCATTTCCAGGACCAGGCCTTGGCATCAGAGTCATGGGAGACATCACCGAAGACAAACTAAGAATAGTCAGAGAAACCGACGCCATCCTAAGAGAAGAAGTCAAAAACTTTGGCTTAAACGAAAAAATCTGGCAATACTTCACAGTATGGACCCCAATCAAAACAGTAGGGGTAAAAGGCGATGCGAGAGCCTACGAAAATGTAGTAGCCATCAGAGCCGTCACATCCACAGACGCCATGACAGTAGAAGCAGCCAACCTCCCATACGAACTAATGCAAAAACTATCAAACAGAATGATAAACGAAGTAGATGGAGTAGGCAGAATAGTCTACGACATAACCAGCAAACCACCAGGAACAATCGAATGGGAATAA